In one window of Branchiostoma floridae strain S238N-H82 chromosome 14, Bfl_VNyyK, whole genome shotgun sequence DNA:
- the LOC118430331 gene encoding kelch-like protein 24 isoform X2, producing the protein MARGVEIAYYEFVYDGHPAEVLKGLQELKSKKHLMDVTLVAEGKEIPCHRAVLSSCSGYFRDMFCNELEETKKDKIEIMGITSEALQLLVDFAYSSKVTITTINAQPLFEAANLLQILPVRDACARFLADHLTPSNCLGVWVLSHTLACEELANRSRAFSLRHFPMICQHDEEFVQLPGDLLKMYISDDYLNAQEEEQVFEMVMKWVKHDLRQRKKFLKEVVEDIRFPHMDQIYLMRSVEADEVVMKVPGIRDVLHEARMYHISRGEVSSPRTRPRLAYGLHEAMVVLGGTRVVNGEYNNDVYCFVPAYSQWSKLTSLPKDLKNTVEYAATTLNNDIVITGGYWSPTAAWLYSTQFNTWNKLPPLSVGRFRHKMATLDGRVYVLGGKNPRGSLQVLPSLDSVEIYDPPSNTWKPSVPLLKGVRACAIATCEGKMYVIGGKDTDQTATDAVQSYDPVQKRWSFRTPMPMAESCFSATSVNALIYAVGGRFQAIQCYDPNTDRWQELAQSLAPWDYCSVTTCDNKLYVTGGRVEDKVKKGKDTVQCYDPANDLIELVHPMPVKLFAHCAVTILKRRRIFSSRLQNSD; encoded by the exons GGTAGCTGAGGGGAAGGAGATCCCCTGCCACCGCGCCGTTCTCTCGTCCTGCAGCGGCTACTTCAGGGACATGTTCTGTAACGAACTGGAGGAGACCAAGAAGGATAAGATCGAGATCATGGGGATCACATCCGAAGCGCTGCAGCTCTTGGTGGACTTTGCCTACAGTTCGAAAGTGACCATCACCACTATCAACGCCCAGCCTTTATTCGAGGCAGCTAATCTTCTGCAGATTCTCCCCGTACGCGATGCCTGTGCGCGGTTCCTGGCAGATCACCTGACGCCCAGCAACTGCCTGGGCGTGTGGGTGCTATCCCACACGTTGGCGTGCGAGGAACTGGCCAACAGGTCGCGAGCCTTTTCCTTGAGACATTTTCCGATGATCTGCCAACACGATGAGGAATTTGTCCAGCTCCCCGGAGATCTGCTGAAGATGTACATCTCTGACGACTACCTCAATGCTCAGGAGGAGGAGCAAGTGTTCGAGATGGTGATGAAATGGGTGAAGCACGACCTGCGACAGCGCAAAAAATTCCTGAAAGAGGTCGTGGAGGATATCAGGTTCCCACACATGGACCAAATCTACCTTATGAGGAGTGTTGAAGCTGACGAAGTTGTCATGAAGGTCCCCGGAATCCGAGATGTCCTACACGAGGCCAGGATGTACCATATCTCCCGAGGGGAAGTCTCGTCCCCTCGTACAAGACCGCGCCTTGCTTATGGCCTACACGAGGCAATGGTGGTGCTAGGAGGGACCCGCGTTGTCAATGGTGAGTACAATAATGATGTCTACTGCTTTGTTCCTGCGTATAGTCAATGGAGCAAACtaacatctttgcctaaagACCTGAAGAACACTGTGGAATATGCTGCCACAACACTCAATAATGACATCGTAATAACGGGAGGATATTGGAGCCCTACGGCAGCTTGGCTGTACTCCACTCAGTTCAATACTTGGAACAAACTTCCTCCTCTCAGCGTGGGAAGGTTCCGACACAAGATGGCCACCTTGGATGGACGCGTGTATGTCCTGGGCGGCAAGAATCCCCGAGGATCGCTGCAGGTCTTACCGTCCTTGGACAGTGTGGAGATATACGACCCTCCCTCCAACACGTGGAAACCGTCGGTTCCCCTCCTGAAGGGGGTTCGGGCATGTGCCATAGCCACCTGCGAGGGGAAAATGTACGTGATTGGAGGGAAAGATACAGACCAAACAGCCACCGACGCTGTACAAAGTTACGATCCGGTGCAAAAACGATGGAGCTTTAGGACTCCCATGCCCATGGCCGAGTCTTGTTTCAGTGCCACTAGTGTAAACGCCCTCATTTATGCTGTAGGAGGGAGATTCCAAGCAATACAATGTTACGATCCCAACACGGATAGATGGCAGGAGCTGGCGCAGTCCCTGGCCCCTTGGGATTACTGCAGCGTGACAACGTGTGATAACAAACTCTACGTCACCGGTGGGAGGGTAGAAGACAAAGTGAAGAAGGGGAAGGACACGGTGCAGTGTTACGACCCAGCAAATGACCTCATTGAGCTCGTGCACCCGATGCCTGTCAAGCTTTTTGCACACTGCGCAGTCACCATCTTAAAACGCAGAAG GATCTTTTCCTCTAGGCTACAAAACTCCGACTGA
- the LOC118430331 gene encoding kelch-like protein 24 isoform X1, which produces MARGVEIAYYEFVYDGHPAEVLKGLQELKSKKHLMDVTLVAEGKEIPCHRAVLSSCSGYFRDMFCNELEETKKDKIEIMGITSEALQLLVDFAYSSKVTITTINAQPLFEAANLLQILPVRDACARFLADHLTPSNCLGVWVLSHTLACEELANRSRAFSLRHFPMICQHDEEFVQLPGDLLKMYISDDYLNAQEEEQVFEMVMKWVKHDLRQRKKFLKEVVEDIRFPHMDQIYLMRSVEADEVVMKVPGIRDVLHEARMYHISRGEVSSPRTRPRLAYGLHEAMVVLGGTRVVNGEYNNDVYCFVPAYSQWSKLTSLPKDLKNTVEYAATTLNNDIVITGGYWSPTAAWLYSTQFNTWNKLPPLSVGRFRHKMATLDGRVYVLGGKNPRGSLQVLPSLDSVEIYDPPSNTWKPSVPLLKGVRACAIATCEGKMYVIGGKDTDQTATDAVQSYDPVQKRWSFRTPMPMAESCFSATSVNALIYAVGGRFQAIQCYDPNTDRWQELAQSLAPWDYCSVTTCDNKLYVTGGRVEDKVKKGKDTVQCYDPANDLIELVHPMPVKLFAHCAVTILKRRRQADSQLVAAQRSSTTKCFY; this is translated from the exons GGTAGCTGAGGGGAAGGAGATCCCCTGCCACCGCGCCGTTCTCTCGTCCTGCAGCGGCTACTTCAGGGACATGTTCTGTAACGAACTGGAGGAGACCAAGAAGGATAAGATCGAGATCATGGGGATCACATCCGAAGCGCTGCAGCTCTTGGTGGACTTTGCCTACAGTTCGAAAGTGACCATCACCACTATCAACGCCCAGCCTTTATTCGAGGCAGCTAATCTTCTGCAGATTCTCCCCGTACGCGATGCCTGTGCGCGGTTCCTGGCAGATCACCTGACGCCCAGCAACTGCCTGGGCGTGTGGGTGCTATCCCACACGTTGGCGTGCGAGGAACTGGCCAACAGGTCGCGAGCCTTTTCCTTGAGACATTTTCCGATGATCTGCCAACACGATGAGGAATTTGTCCAGCTCCCCGGAGATCTGCTGAAGATGTACATCTCTGACGACTACCTCAATGCTCAGGAGGAGGAGCAAGTGTTCGAGATGGTGATGAAATGGGTGAAGCACGACCTGCGACAGCGCAAAAAATTCCTGAAAGAGGTCGTGGAGGATATCAGGTTCCCACACATGGACCAAATCTACCTTATGAGGAGTGTTGAAGCTGACGAAGTTGTCATGAAGGTCCCCGGAATCCGAGATGTCCTACACGAGGCCAGGATGTACCATATCTCCCGAGGGGAAGTCTCGTCCCCTCGTACAAGACCGCGCCTTGCTTATGGCCTACACGAGGCAATGGTGGTGCTAGGAGGGACCCGCGTTGTCAATGGTGAGTACAATAATGATGTCTACTGCTTTGTTCCTGCGTATAGTCAATGGAGCAAACtaacatctttgcctaaagACCTGAAGAACACTGTGGAATATGCTGCCACAACACTCAATAATGACATCGTAATAACGGGAGGATATTGGAGCCCTACGGCAGCTTGGCTGTACTCCACTCAGTTCAATACTTGGAACAAACTTCCTCCTCTCAGCGTGGGAAGGTTCCGACACAAGATGGCCACCTTGGATGGACGCGTGTATGTCCTGGGCGGCAAGAATCCCCGAGGATCGCTGCAGGTCTTACCGTCCTTGGACAGTGTGGAGATATACGACCCTCCCTCCAACACGTGGAAACCGTCGGTTCCCCTCCTGAAGGGGGTTCGGGCATGTGCCATAGCCACCTGCGAGGGGAAAATGTACGTGATTGGAGGGAAAGATACAGACCAAACAGCCACCGACGCTGTACAAAGTTACGATCCGGTGCAAAAACGATGGAGCTTTAGGACTCCCATGCCCATGGCCGAGTCTTGTTTCAGTGCCACTAGTGTAAACGCCCTCATTTATGCTGTAGGAGGGAGATTCCAAGCAATACAATGTTACGATCCCAACACGGATAGATGGCAGGAGCTGGCGCAGTCCCTGGCCCCTTGGGATTACTGCAGCGTGACAACGTGTGATAACAAACTCTACGTCACCGGTGGGAGGGTAGAAGACAAAGTGAAGAAGGGGAAGGACACGGTGCAGTGTTACGACCCAGCAAATGACCTCATTGAGCTCGTGCACCCGATGCCTGTCAAGCTTTTTGCACACTGCGCAGTCACCATCTTAAAACGCAGAAG GCAAGCCGACTCGCAACTCGTAGCGGCCCAAAGGTCTTCCACCACTAAATGCTTTTATTAG